One region of Mycolicibacterium rhodesiae NBB3 genomic DNA includes:
- a CDS encoding FadR/GntR family transcriptional regulator yields the protein MARSTPLAPMIGPDGVGGGTAVRSPKTAELVAGTLRRMVVDGQLKDGDFLPNEAELMAHFGVSRPTLREAVRVLESERLVEVRRGSRTGARVRVPGPEIVARPAGLLLELSGATIADLMTARAGIEPMAARLLAESGTPEAFDELDRMLADHVPGGWPDRLAETTGDFHQRLVELSGNTTLTIIAGMLQEITVRHTAFVFKEGRAVSKADFDKLMRSYRRLMQLLRSGDGAAAEAHWRKHLDVARNLMLEGLEDVKVRDVMG from the coding sequence GTGGCACGGAGTACACCGCTGGCGCCGATGATCGGCCCGGACGGCGTCGGCGGAGGCACGGCGGTCCGATCGCCGAAGACCGCCGAACTCGTCGCCGGGACGTTGCGGCGCATGGTGGTCGACGGCCAGCTCAAAGACGGCGATTTCCTTCCCAACGAAGCAGAGCTGATGGCCCACTTCGGAGTCAGCCGGCCGACGCTGCGCGAAGCGGTACGGGTGCTGGAATCCGAACGCCTCGTGGAGGTGCGTCGCGGCTCGCGCACCGGTGCCCGCGTTCGTGTGCCCGGCCCCGAGATCGTCGCTCGTCCCGCGGGACTGTTGCTCGAACTGTCGGGCGCCACGATCGCCGACCTGATGACGGCCCGGGCGGGCATCGAACCGATGGCCGCGCGTCTGCTCGCGGAGTCCGGAACGCCGGAGGCCTTCGACGAGCTGGACCGCATGCTTGCCGACCACGTACCCGGTGGGTGGCCGGATCGACTCGCCGAGACGACGGGTGACTTCCACCAGCGGCTCGTCGAGCTGTCGGGAAACACGACATTGACGATCATCGCGGGCATGCTGCAGGAGATCACGGTGCGCCACACCGCGTTCGTCTTCAAGGAGGGCCGCGCGGTTTCCAAGGCGGATTTCGACAAGCTGATGCGGTCCTACCGCCGACTGATGCAGCTGTTGCGGTCGGGCGATGGTGCGGCGGCCGAGGCGCATTGGCGCAAACACCTCGACGTGGCGCGCAACCTGATGCTGGAGGGGCTCGAGGACGTCAAGGTCCGCGACGTCATGGGGTGA